The Stigmatopora argus isolate UIUO_Sarg chromosome 23, RoL_Sarg_1.0, whole genome shotgun sequence genome contains a region encoding:
- the hmga2 gene encoding high mobility group protein HMGI-C translates to MSGREDQTGESSREPAGEPQKRRPGRPRKLQKEPSGEPVPKRPRGRPKGSKNKGPSKAAQRKAEATGEKRRRGRPRKWPQQVVQKKPAQEEEDEEEEEEEEEEEAGESPEED, encoded by the exons ATGAGCGGACGCGAGGACCAGACCGGCGAGAGCTCCCGGGAGCCGGCGGGGGAGCCCCAGAAGAGAAGACCGGGGAGACCCAGGAAACTCCAAAAA GAGCCCAGCGGAGAGCCCGTCCCAAAACGACCGAGGGGCCGCCCAAAAGGAAGTAAGAACAAGGGCCCCTCCAAGGCAGCGCAGAGG AAAGCCGAAGCCACCGGGGAGAAAAGACGCAGGGGCCGACCCAGGAAATGG CCACAGCAAGTCGTCCAGAAAAAACCCGCTCAG gaagaagaagatgaagaggaggaggaggaggaggaggaagaagaggctgGGGAGTCCCCAGAGGAAGATTAA